In Iodobacter fluviatilis, one DNA window encodes the following:
- a CDS encoding reverse transcriptase family protein, whose translation MLSNADLLELVKAKYKTEKKINLYAEYISKLEERSVPVIFSFYHFSDILGISPKTLRAMSFDTHLFYKSFEIPKRSGGIRNIYAPYPSLESVQRWILTNILEKAFCDFLPMVVGYQKNKSIKDHVSPHASSECILKFDLKNFFPSILFDHVYLIFKNIGYCHSVSKILSSLVTFNGSLPQGASTSPCLSNIYMKIFDAELTLYCEQKGFFCTRYADDIAVSGGVELINCLKSIKKLFNDNGLSLNHAKTKVYDRAKEVRFLTGLVVNKGVVRIPKEMRRRIRAQCHLFIKEIDCLVSNLPRPEYKLPSESWKNKELVFDPIFPERILGKLNFWLFIEPDDKYALSMKKMIEEKLNEIV comes from the coding sequence GTGCTGAGTAACGCCGATCTGCTTGAACTAGTGAAAGCCAAGTATAAAACAGAAAAAAAAATAAACTTATATGCTGAGTATATTTCTAAGCTAGAAGAACGCAGTGTCCCGGTTATTTTTAGTTTCTATCATTTTTCTGATATTTTAGGCATTTCACCCAAGACCCTTAGGGCAATGTCTTTTGATACTCATTTGTTTTATAAAAGCTTTGAAATCCCTAAACGTAGTGGCGGAATTAGAAATATTTATGCACCATATCCATCGCTAGAAAGTGTTCAGCGCTGGATATTGACTAATATTTTAGAAAAAGCTTTTTGTGATTTCTTGCCGATGGTTGTTGGGTATCAAAAGAATAAGTCGATTAAAGATCATGTTTCCCCCCATGCCTCTTCAGAATGTATTTTGAAGTTTGATCTTAAGAATTTTTTTCCCTCTATTTTGTTTGATCATGTGTATTTAATATTTAAAAATATTGGATATTGCCATTCTGTTTCTAAAATTCTCAGTTCATTGGTTACATTCAATGGGTCTTTGCCTCAAGGTGCATCTACTAGCCCATGTTTAAGCAATATATACATGAAGATTTTTGATGCTGAATTGACTTTATATTGTGAGCAGAAGGGATTTTTTTGTACTCGCTATGCAGATGATATAGCAGTATCGGGCGGGGTTGAATTAATAAATTGTTTGAAATCCATTAAGAAATTATTTAATGATAATGGGTTAAGCCTGAATCATGCAAAAACTAAAGTTTATGATAGAGCGAAAGAGGTTAGGTTTCTAACTGGTTTGGTGGTTAATAAAGGAGTTGTTAGAATTCCAAAGGAAATGCGTAGGCGGATAAGAGCTCAATGCCATCTTTTTATTAAAGAAATTGATTGTTTAGTATCTAACTTGCCTCGGCCTGAGTATAAACTACCTTCTGAAAGTTGGAAAAATAAAGAGTTGGTTTTTGATCCTATTTTTCCTGAGCGAATTCTTGGAAAGCTAAATTTTTGGCTTTTCATTGAGCCTGATGACAAATATGCTTTGTCAATGAAAAAGATGATTGAAGAAAAATTGAATGAAATTGTTTAA
- a CDS encoding phosphoribosyltransferase-like protein, which produces MLGDERLELLFTLMSKLDWMRKERYRHGALSLLGECESCDDFSVIEHVLTKLKYCTSSDLVSAASVIAEVIQTIWVLDPKDALLVGVAEDSKPCGSLGFVRAIQSELPREWLESIFTNFKKAFGARNGKKSIVIADDFIGTGEKLKKKIDSLKRNPKTSDYKIHVVAFAGMEEGINALSAVVGGDIFVVMTLKKCISSGVSEDKAIRFSEGIRLLERKIFDNPGVYSFGYKQSEASFFLESYNMPNNNFPFLWWDKYADGKPRETLFTRR; this is translated from the coding sequence ATGTTGGGAGATGAGCGTCTGGAGTTGTTATTTACGTTGATGTCTAAGCTGGATTGGATGCGAAAAGAAAGGTATAGGCATGGTGCTCTAAGCCTTTTGGGAGAGTGTGAAAGTTGCGATGATTTTTCAGTAATCGAGCATGTGTTAACCAAATTAAAGTATTGTACTTCCAGTGATCTTGTGAGCGCTGCATCAGTTATTGCTGAGGTTATTCAGACTATTTGGGTGCTTGATCCAAAGGATGCCTTGCTTGTTGGGGTCGCTGAGGATAGTAAGCCATGTGGGTCTTTGGGGTTTGTTCGTGCTATTCAGTCGGAGCTTCCACGGGAGTGGCTTGAAAGTATTTTTACTAATTTTAAGAAAGCTTTTGGTGCAAGAAATGGAAAGAAATCGATAGTTATTGCCGATGATTTTATTGGAACTGGTGAGAAGCTTAAGAAGAAAATAGACAGTTTAAAACGCAATCCTAAAACCTCCGATTATAAGATACATGTCGTGGCCTTTGCGGGAATGGAAGAGGGGATCAATGCTCTTTCTGCAGTTGTTGGTGGTGATATTTTCGTTGTAATGACATTGAAAAAATGTATCTCTTCGGGTGTTTCTGAAGATAAGGCAATTCGTTTTTCTGAAGGAATTCGTCTATTGGAAAGAAAGATATTTGATAATCCTGGTGTTTATAGTTTTGGTTATAAACAAAGTGAAGCATCTTTCTTTTTGGAAAGTTACAATATGCCAAATAATAATTTTCCATTTCTATGGTGGGATAAGTATGCAGATGGAAAACCTAGAGAAACACTTTTTACCAGAAGATGA
- a CDS encoding site-specific integrase, with amino-acid sequence MASIIRLQNKDGSVSYQAQVRLKRGGKLLLNESRSFLAAGVGLRAEAQAKRLAEEWAALLTEKMREQGAIAQRKLKGLTLKDLISKYIEFFEKDKHLWASKRSVLNVLARSPMADVAILELTADKIIDHVRHRRSFGVKPQSIQLDIIYLGCVLKEAKLFAKLDVDIAQYSLANEYLKEKGMICGSVERERRLQDSELGLILAGAKATEHFRQIPIADLVRFAIETTMRRSEITRLQWSDLNEKNRTILIRDRKDPKKKIGNDQTVPLLGASLGIIQVQPRTSDFIFPYKSESVGVAFRGIVSKAGIQDLHFHDLRHEGISRLFEQGYQIQEVALVSGHKSWKNLKRYTQLRAVDLHRVIPLVVAIEGRGDRR; translated from the coding sequence ATGGCCTCAATTATTCGTTTACAAAACAAAGATGGTTCTGTTTCTTATCAGGCGCAGGTGAGGCTTAAGCGGGGCGGCAAGCTGCTGTTAAACGAGTCCAGAAGCTTTCTTGCGGCAGGGGTGGGTCTTCGTGCTGAAGCACAGGCCAAGCGCCTAGCCGAGGAGTGGGCAGCACTGCTTACCGAGAAAATGCGTGAGCAAGGTGCAATTGCCCAGCGCAAATTAAAAGGCTTAACTCTTAAAGATTTAATCAGCAAATACATCGAGTTCTTTGAGAAAGACAAACACCTGTGGGCATCAAAGCGCAGCGTGCTGAATGTGCTGGCTCGCTCCCCCATGGCAGACGTGGCTATTTTGGAATTAACCGCCGATAAAATTATTGATCATGTCCGCCATCGCCGATCATTTGGCGTAAAGCCGCAATCTATTCAGCTGGATATTATTTATTTGGGCTGTGTATTAAAAGAAGCCAAATTATTTGCCAAATTAGATGTGGATATTGCCCAGTATTCATTGGCCAATGAATACTTAAAAGAAAAGGGCATGATTTGCGGCTCTGTTGAGCGCGAGAGGAGATTGCAAGATTCAGAATTGGGTTTGATTCTGGCTGGCGCAAAAGCCACCGAACATTTCAGGCAAATCCCTATCGCAGATCTGGTGCGCTTTGCGATTGAAACCACCATGCGCCGCAGTGAAATCACCCGCTTGCAATGGAGTGATTTAAACGAGAAAAACCGCACCATTCTGATCCGGGATAGGAAAGATCCAAAGAAGAAAATCGGCAATGATCAAACTGTGCCGCTGCTCGGTGCTTCTTTAGGCATCATTCAGGTGCAGCCGCGCACCAGCGACTTTATCTTTCCCTATAAATCCGAATCTGTTGGTGTGGCGTTTCGCGGCATTGTCAGCAAGGCCGGCATTCAAGACCTGCACTTTCACGACCTGCGCCATGAAGGCATCAGCCGGCTGTTTGAGCAAGGCTACCAAATCCAGGAAGTTGCCCTCGTCTCTGGCCATAAAAGCTGGAAAAACCTAAAACGCTATACCCAGCTAAGAGCCGTGGATTTGCACCGGGTTATTCCGCTGGTGGTAGCTATTGAGGGGAGGGGTGATAGGCGGTAA
- a CDS encoding M13 family metallopeptidase, producing the protein MKQKLVLTMIAASLAMGVQAAPLAGLDFEHFDQSVRVQDDLYQAVNGTWLKNTEIPSDKSSHGAFLILRDRAEAQVREIVEMAAQNTASDSAAKKVGDLYQSYINESLIEQRGLAPLQPIFADIAAIKNSKALAEQLALLSKAGLYAPLGIYVGQDEKNSTAYIVNVHQSGLSLPDRDFYLKSDEKFIAARKALSVYFENLLKLSGETEVDVASLLAFETELAKVQWTKVDNRDPQKTYNKKSLVELKRLAPDFAWDEYWHAMGIAGKAGPVIVSQPSYIRSMSETLAKTPLATVKVWLKFKVLDQYADALPKVYTDLSFDFHGKALSGVPEQKPRWKRAIAATNGSLGEAVGELYVAKYFTPAAKAKMDVMVNNLLASYRSSIKDLSWMSAATKVKAQEKLAKFTVKIGYPDQWIDYSSLEIKADDLLGNLQRARLFSSARELNQLGKPIDRKKWGMTPQTVNAYYNPSMNEIVFPAAILQAPFFDPTADDAVNYGAIGGVIGHEISHGFDDQGSQYDGDGNLKNWWGKQDKKEFTALTSKLVAQYDAYEAIPGKYVNGKLTLGENIADLSGLAVAYKAYQLSLGGKPAEKIDGRTGEQRFFLGWSQVWASKMREPMTLQLLLTDPHSPGQFRANGAAVNSDAFYKAFNVKEGDGMYKSAKERIRIW; encoded by the coding sequence ATGAAACAAAAGCTCGTGTTAACCATGATTGCTGCCTCTTTGGCAATGGGTGTACAAGCCGCACCCCTCGCCGGGCTTGATTTTGAGCATTTTGATCAAAGTGTCCGGGTGCAGGATGATTTATATCAGGCAGTCAATGGAACATGGTTGAAAAACACGGAAATACCCAGCGATAAGTCCTCTCACGGCGCATTTTTAATTTTACGTGATCGCGCTGAAGCCCAAGTGCGTGAAATTGTAGAAATGGCAGCACAAAATACGGCATCAGACTCGGCTGCAAAAAAAGTGGGCGATTTATATCAAAGCTATATAAATGAAAGCTTGATTGAGCAGCGTGGTTTAGCGCCTTTACAACCCATTTTTGCAGATATTGCCGCAATCAAAAATAGCAAGGCGTTGGCAGAGCAATTGGCCCTGTTGAGTAAGGCTGGGCTCTATGCACCACTGGGGATTTACGTGGGGCAGGATGAAAAGAATTCAACGGCCTATATCGTGAATGTGCATCAATCAGGTTTAAGCTTACCTGACCGCGATTTTTATTTAAAATCAGATGAAAAATTTATTGCTGCACGAAAAGCCTTGAGTGTTTATTTTGAAAATTTATTAAAACTATCAGGTGAAACAGAGGTCGATGTTGCATCCTTGCTGGCATTTGAAACTGAGTTGGCCAAAGTGCAATGGACAAAAGTAGATAATCGCGATCCGCAAAAAACCTATAATAAAAAATCACTGGTCGAGTTAAAAAGACTAGCTCCTGATTTTGCATGGGATGAATATTGGCATGCGATGGGTATAGCAGGTAAAGCAGGGCCTGTTATTGTTTCCCAGCCTAGCTATATCAGATCAATGAGTGAAACCTTGGCTAAAACACCATTAGCCACCGTAAAAGTATGGCTTAAATTTAAAGTTTTAGATCAATATGCTGATGCACTGCCCAAAGTATATACGGATTTATCTTTCGATTTTCACGGTAAGGCATTGTCTGGCGTGCCAGAGCAAAAGCCACGCTGGAAAAGAGCAATTGCAGCCACAAATGGCAGCTTAGGTGAGGCGGTGGGCGAATTATATGTTGCCAAGTATTTTACGCCAGCAGCAAAAGCTAAAATGGATGTGATGGTGAATAATCTATTAGCATCTTATCGCAGCTCAATTAAAGATTTAAGCTGGATGAGTGCTGCAACTAAGGTAAAAGCACAGGAAAAATTAGCCAAATTTACTGTGAAAATTGGCTATCCGGATCAATGGATTGATTACAGTAGCTTAGAGATTAAGGCAGATGATTTATTAGGCAATTTGCAACGTGCCAGGTTGTTCTCCAGCGCGCGTGAACTGAATCAATTAGGAAAACCCATTGATCGCAAAAAATGGGGAATGACACCGCAAACTGTTAATGCCTATTACAACCCCAGCATGAATGAAATTGTTTTCCCTGCGGCTATATTACAAGCACCATTCTTTGATCCTACGGCAGATGATGCCGTTAATTATGGCGCAATTGGCGGTGTAATTGGGCATGAAATATCCCATGGCTTTGATGACCAAGGTAGTCAGTATGATGGTGACGGCAATTTAAAAAATTGGTGGGGAAAGCAGGATAAAAAGGAATTTACTGCGCTGACCAGTAAATTAGTCGCTCAATATGATGCTTATGAAGCTATTCCGGGTAAGTACGTTAATGGCAAACTCACTCTTGGTGAGAATATTGCGGATTTATCAGGTTTGGCCGTGGCATATAAAGCCTATCAATTATCTTTAGGGGGCAAACCCGCCGAAAAAATAGATGGGCGCACCGGTGAGCAGCGCTTCTTTTTAGGCTGGAGCCAGGTATGGGCCAGCAAAATGCGCGAGCCCATGACCTTGCAATTACTCCTGACAGACCCCCACAGCCCCGGCCAATTCCGCGCCAATGGTGCAGCGGTTAATAGCGATGCATTTTATAAAGCTTTTAACGTAAAAGAAGGTGATGGCATGTATAAATCGGCTAAAGAGCGCATCCGTATCTGGTAA
- the flgM gene encoding flagellar biosynthesis anti-sigma factor FlgM, translated as MKIDQNKPLNTTPSRSSERTTSTPATSTERSKTDSVTINPLAAKLNQIEQNSKPAFDTERVESLKKAISEGRFTVRTEAIAGKIIQSAQELLGK; from the coding sequence ATGAAAATCGATCAAAACAAGCCTCTGAATACGACGCCCAGCCGCAGCAGCGAGCGTACAACGAGCACACCCGCCACAAGTACGGAGCGTTCTAAAACAGACAGCGTAACGATTAATCCACTGGCAGCTAAGCTGAATCAGATCGAGCAGAACTCAAAGCCTGCTTTTGATACTGAACGTGTTGAATCCCTCAAAAAAGCCATCAGCGAAGGGCGGTTCACCGTGCGTACAGAGGCCATCGCTGGCAAAATCATTCAAAGCGCTCAAGAACTTCTAGGCAAGTGA
- a CDS encoding flagella synthesis protein FlgN, whose product MTIDSPLNTLLTEAISSMQILLDLLQKEQSHLIANELDPLLVLTTEKQASAINAEQAGQALSLFFSAQGIDPQHDANTWITEQHPNALSQWQTLLEITRQASAFNSSNGKLIETRQQLINGFMQQILDASHSRPLYAPDGKLTSLPQGQRRDLA is encoded by the coding sequence ATGACCATAGACTCGCCTTTGAACACACTGCTGACTGAAGCCATCAGCAGCATGCAAATATTATTAGACTTACTTCAAAAAGAGCAAAGTCATTTAATTGCCAATGAACTGGACCCACTGCTGGTGCTCACCACAGAGAAACAGGCTTCAGCCATCAATGCTGAGCAAGCAGGGCAAGCACTCAGCCTGTTTTTTAGCGCCCAGGGTATTGATCCACAGCATGATGCCAATACATGGATCACAGAGCAGCACCCTAATGCGCTAAGCCAGTGGCAAACACTTTTAGAAATCACCCGTCAGGCATCCGCATTTAACAGCAGTAATGGCAAATTAATTGAAACTCGCCAGCAGCTGATCAATGGCTTTATGCAGCAAATTTTAGACGCCAGCCACAGCCGTCCGCTTTATGCTCCTGATGGCAAGCTTACCTCGCTTCCGCAAGGCCAAAGGCGCGATTTAGCTTAA
- a CDS encoding C40 family peptidase — MRKIILLSILVLSACSSTPTRTKVSSPASKSLSNIQAAGAGREIVMYALGLLDVSYQFGGNNPEAGLDCSGMVSFVYKNAVGAVLPHNAAQIASLARPVASDQLQAGDLVFFNTLGRSFSHMGIYLGDGRFIHAPSSKGKIRVESLSTPYFAQRFEGGRSLLALNP; from the coding sequence TTGAGAAAGATTATTTTGCTGAGTATTTTGGTATTAAGCGCGTGCAGCTCCACGCCCACCCGCACCAAAGTGTCTTCACCTGCATCTAAATCCTTGAGTAATATTCAGGCAGCAGGGGCGGGGCGCGAGATTGTCATGTATGCGCTGGGCCTACTGGATGTCAGTTATCAGTTTGGGGGCAATAATCCTGAAGCGGGGCTGGATTGCAGTGGCATGGTGAGCTTTGTGTACAAAAATGCTGTAGGTGCGGTGCTGCCGCATAATGCGGCACAAATTGCCAGCCTAGCCCGGCCTGTTGCAAGTGATCAGTTGCAGGCAGGAGACCTTGTGTTTTTTAATACACTAGGGCGTTCGTTTTCGCACATGGGAATTTACTTGGGGGACGGGCGTTTCATTCATGCGCCGTCATCTAAAGGAAAAATAAGGGTTGAATCGCTATCTACCCCGTATTTTGCACAACGGTTTGAAGGCGGGCGCAGCCTGTTGGCCCTCAACCCTTAA
- a CDS encoding GNAT family N-acetyltransferase — translation MRIVSCTYARHAEQILYIFNEAIENSTALYDYTPRPLASMVDWFADKEARQLPVLGFENDAGVLLGFASYGAFRVRPAFKYAIEHSIYIHPDYRGQGLGKKLLLLIIEKAQEQGYHTLIGGIDAENTASIALHQQLGFSHAGTIKQSGFKFGRWLDLAFYQLILPTPENPVDG, via the coding sequence ATGCGGATTGTTTCTTGTACTTATGCACGGCACGCAGAGCAAATTCTCTATATATTCAATGAGGCGATTGAAAACTCAACGGCGCTTTATGATTACACCCCAAGGCCATTAGCCAGTATGGTGGATTGGTTTGCTGATAAAGAAGCCAGACAATTGCCAGTGCTGGGCTTTGAAAATGACGCAGGTGTTTTGTTGGGCTTTGCCAGCTACGGTGCATTCAGAGTGCGTCCGGCTTTTAAATATGCCATTGAACATTCAATTTATATCCACCCTGATTATCGAGGCCAGGGTTTGGGTAAAAAATTATTACTGCTTATTATTGAAAAAGCGCAGGAGCAGGGATATCACACCTTAATTGGTGGAATCGATGCTGAAAACACCGCGAGCATTGCGCTGCACCAGCAGCTTGGTTTTAGCCATGCAGGCACGATTAAACAATCAGGATTTAAATTTGGCCGCTGGCTGGATTTAGCTTTTTATCAATTGATTTTGCCTACGCCAGAAAACCCAGTGGATGGCTGA
- the nagB gene encoding glucosamine-6-phosphate deaminase, producing MILHKFKDQNELNRVGADLLLSIVRTKPNAILGMATGSTPVGIYQEIVKTYQQGLVSFKEVTTFNLDEYAGLPVTHPESYRSFMNSHLFNHIDIRTENTYVPNGNAEDLDEEGRRYDELIYQKGLVDMQILGIGHNGHIGFNEPDEALSRFTHKVTLKPETREANKRFFNSIDEVPTHALTMGMGSILHAKSILLVVKGAEKAEILDRTLNGPITTQVPASFLQTHPRVIVLTDCDVDYKRSHS from the coding sequence ATGATTTTACATAAATTCAAAGATCAAAATGAACTGAATCGCGTAGGTGCTGATTTATTACTATCTATTGTTCGCACCAAGCCTAATGCAATCCTCGGTATGGCAACAGGTAGCACCCCTGTTGGCATTTACCAGGAAATAGTAAAGACGTATCAGCAGGGGCTGGTGAGCTTTAAAGAAGTAACAACATTTAATCTGGATGAATACGCTGGCTTGCCAGTTACTCACCCGGAATCGTATCGCAGCTTTATGAATAGCCACTTGTTTAATCATATCGATATTCGCACCGAAAATACCTATGTGCCAAATGGCAATGCTGAAGATTTAGATGAAGAAGGTCGTCGTTATGATGAGCTGATTTATCAGAAAGGCCTTGTCGATATGCAAATTTTAGGTATCGGGCATAATGGCCATATTGGCTTTAATGAGCCTGATGAGGCCTTATCGCGCTTTACACATAAAGTGACTTTAAAGCCAGAAACACGCGAAGCCAATAAACGCTTTTTTAACAGCATTGATGAAGTGCCAACGCATGCATTAACCATGGGCATGGGTTCTATTTTGCATGCAAAATCAATTCTGCTGGTGGTTAAAGGCGCAGAAAAAGCTGAAATCCTTGATCGCACTTTAAATGGCCCAATTACCACTCAAGTGCCAGCTTCTTTCTTGCAGACACATCCTCGTGTGATTGTACTGACCGATTGCGATGTAGATTACAAGCGTTCGCACTCTTAA
- the leuD gene encoding 3-isopropylmalate dehydratase small subunit has product MKAFTQLNGLVCPLDRANVDTDAIIPKQFLKSIKRSGFGPNLFDEWRYLDHGEPGMDNSQRKSNPDFVLNYPRYQGAEVLLARDNFGCGSSREHAPWAIEDYGFRVVIAPSFADIFFNNCYKNGLLPIVLDSAIVEQLFTESVAAEGYRLNVDLLAQTVTTPSGQVFGFDITGHRKHCLQNGLDEIGLTLHHAEEIKAFEAQRKIGQPWLFS; this is encoded by the coding sequence ATGAAAGCATTCACTCAATTAAATGGCTTGGTGTGCCCATTGGATCGCGCTAATGTGGATACCGATGCCATTATCCCCAAGCAGTTTTTAAAGTCGATTAAGCGCTCTGGCTTTGGCCCGAATTTGTTTGATGAATGGCGTTATCTGGATCATGGCGAGCCGGGTATGGACAACAGCCAGCGCAAGTCTAATCCAGATTTTGTGCTGAACTACCCGCGTTATCAGGGGGCGGAAGTCTTACTGGCCAGAGACAACTTTGGCTGCGGCTCCAGCCGCGAGCATGCGCCGTGGGCAATTGAAGATTATGGCTTTCGTGTGGTGATTGCTCCCAGCTTTGCCGATATCTTTTTTAATAATTGTTATAAAAATGGGCTGCTACCGATTGTTTTGGATAGCGCCATTGTTGAACAGTTGTTTACAGAAAGCGTGGCTGCAGAAGGTTATCGCCTGAATGTAGATTTGCTGGCTCAAACAGTCACAACGCCTTCAGGCCAAGTGTTTGGTTTTGACATTACAGGCCATCGCAAGCATTGCCTGCAAAATGGTTTAGATGAAATTGGTTTGACTTTGCATCACGCAGAAGAGATTAAAGCTTTTGAAGCGCAGCGAAAAATCGGACAACCTTGGTTATTTTCCTGA
- a CDS encoding entericidin A/B family lipoprotein, protein MKKIATLTLMFLMLGLTACNTVSGMGKDIKKGGEAIEKAANK, encoded by the coding sequence ATGAAAAAAATTGCAACGCTGACGCTGATGTTTCTGATGCTGGGGCTTACGGCCTGTAATACGGTGTCTGGCATGGGCAAAGATATTAAAAAAGGTGGCGAAGCCATCGAAAAGGCGGCCAATAAATGA
- the leuC gene encoding 3-isopropylmalate dehydratase large subunit: MAQTLYDKLWHSHVIRTEDDGTCLIYIDRHLVHEVTSPQAFEGLKLAGRMLWRKSSIVSTADHNTPTDHWDKGIQDPISRLQVETLDANIKEFGALAYYPFKDQKQGIVHVVGPENGATLPGMTVVCGDSHTSTHGAFAALAHGIGTSEVEHVMATQTLVAKKSKAMLIRVDGVLGRGVTAKDVALAIIGKVGTAGGTGYAIEFGGEAIRSLSIEGRMTLCNMAIEAGARAGMVAVDEKTIDYLKGRPFSPNAAQWDAAVAHWKTLVSDEGAVFDALVTLDAAEIEPQLTWGTSPEQVLGISGAVPDPAAEPDLVKRGSYERALQYMGLTAKTPLTDIQIDKVFIGSCTNSRIEDLRAAAGIAKGKTKAANVKLVLVVPGSGLVKAQAEAEGLDKIFIAAGFEWREPGCSMCLAMNADRLEPGERCASTSNRNFEGRQGQGGRTHLLSPEMAAAAAIAGHFVDVRQFA; encoded by the coding sequence ATGGCTCAGACACTTTATGACAAACTTTGGCATTCCCACGTTATTCGTACTGAAGACGATGGCACTTGCCTTATTTATATTGATCGTCACTTGGTGCATGAAGTCACCAGCCCGCAAGCCTTTGAAGGCTTGAAGTTAGCGGGCAGAATGCTATGGCGCAAGTCTTCGATTGTTTCGACTGCTGATCATAATACGCCAACTGATCATTGGGATAAGGGTATTCAAGACCCGATCTCACGGCTGCAGGTAGAAACACTGGATGCCAATATCAAAGAATTTGGCGCGCTGGCTTATTATCCCTTTAAAGATCAGAAGCAAGGGATTGTGCACGTGGTTGGCCCAGAAAACGGCGCAACCTTGCCGGGAATGACGGTGGTCTGTGGTGACAGTCACACTTCCACGCATGGTGCATTTGCTGCGCTTGCGCACGGCATAGGCACCTCTGAAGTTGAGCATGTGATGGCCACGCAAACACTGGTTGCCAAAAAATCGAAAGCCATGCTGATTCGCGTGGATGGCGTGTTGGGCCGGGGTGTAACGGCAAAAGATGTGGCGCTGGCCATTATTGGCAAAGTAGGCACGGCGGGTGGCACGGGCTATGCGATTGAATTTGGCGGCGAGGCGATTCGCTCGCTTTCTATCGAAGGGCGGATGACGTTGTGTAATATGGCGATTGAGGCAGGTGCCCGTGCAGGCATGGTGGCCGTTGATGAAAAAACCATTGATTACCTGAAAGGCCGGCCTTTTTCACCCAATGCAGCTCAATGGGATGCTGCGGTCGCGCACTGGAAAACACTGGTCTCTGATGAAGGCGCGGTATTTGATGCACTGGTTACACTGGATGCAGCAGAGATTGAGCCGCAGCTGACTTGGGGCACATCGCCTGAACAAGTTTTGGGTATCTCTGGCGCGGTGCCAGATCCTGCTGCAGAACCGGATCTGGTCAAACGTGGCAGTTATGAACGTGCGCTGCAGTATATGGGGCTGACCGCCAAAACACCGCTGACAGATATTCAGATTGATAAAGTGTTTATCGGCTCCTGTACTAACTCCCGCATTGAAGATTTGCGCGCTGCGGCAGGCATTGCCAAGGGTAAAACCAAGGCGGCTAATGTGAAACTGGTGCTGGTGGTGCCGGGTTCTGGTCTTGTCAAAGCGCAGGCTGAGGCCGAAGGCCTGGATAAAATTTTTATTGCGGCAGGTTTTGAATGGCGCGAGCCGGGTTGCTCCATGTGCCTTGCGATGAATGCGGATCGCTTAGAGCCGGGCGAGCGCTGTGCTTCTACCAGTAATCGTAATTTTGAAGGCCGTCAGGGCCAGGGCGGACGCACGCATTTATTAAGCCCAGAAATGGCTGCGGCTGCGGCGATTGCAGGCCACTTTGTTGATGTGCGCCAGTTCGCTTAA
- a CDS encoding ribonuclease domain-containing protein, protein MHRPLLALMLLASGWAQAASCQSVAEGLNRQLRPGTNTSELTEILSSLNQQGRLPAKFVTKREAQAAGWRPGSSLWQSLPGKSIGGDRFGNRENRLPRSQYQEADLDYQGGKRGAKRIVFSKNGPRFITVDHYQTFTEVTACQ, encoded by the coding sequence ATGCACAGACCACTTCTCGCCCTGATGCTGCTTGCCAGCGGCTGGGCACAGGCCGCATCTTGCCAGAGCGTAGCAGAAGGATTAAACCGTCAGCTGCGCCCAGGTACCAATACCAGCGAGCTGACAGAAATACTCAGCAGCCTAAATCAGCAAGGCCGCCTGCCCGCCAAATTTGTCACGAAACGCGAAGCACAGGCCGCAGGATGGCGTCCTGGCAGCAGCCTATGGCAAAGCCTGCCGGGCAAATCCATCGGTGGCGATCGTTTTGGCAACCGTGAAAACCGCCTGCCGCGCAGCCAGTATCAAGAAGCAGATTTAGACTACCAGGGCGGGAAACGCGGCGCAAAGCGCATTGTATTCAGCAAAAATGGCCCACGCTTTATTACAGTCGATCATTATCAAACCTTTACTGAGGTGACAGCATGTCAATAA
- a CDS encoding barstar family protein — MSISQRVVLQHIYKLNDAYQQLAEQLDFSSDFINNLDALYDELSGNLEGPIQITWENTREAQAALGEEDYAALLAVFNDAIADRDDLSLILKP; from the coding sequence ATGTCAATAAGCCAACGCGTTGTACTCCAGCATATTTACAAGCTCAATGATGCTTACCAGCAGCTGGCTGAGCAACTGGACTTTTCCAGCGATTTTATTAACAACCTAGATGCACTTTACGATGAGCTGAGTGGCAATCTGGAAGGCCCGATCCAGATCACATGGGAAAACACGAGGGAAGCGCAAGCCGCGCTGGGAGAGGAAGACTACGCCGCCTTACTTGCAGTATTCAACGATGCGATCGCAGACCGGGATGACTTAAGCCTTATCCTGAAACCATAG